The sequence below is a genomic window from Paucidesulfovibrio longus DSM 6739.
GCCCGACTCGGAACACCTCATGCAGCAGCTCGCGGACATCACCTACGCCATCAAGCTCAAGGCCCAGAACGACCTCATGCAGCTCATGCTCCAACGCACGGGCCGCGAAGTGGAACTGGGCATCGGATTCGCAAGACTCAAGCTGAACAACGGCACCAAACCCGTAAACGCCTTTCTGCACGCCGTGAACGAGGCCCGCAGCGCGGCCCATTCGCAGATCGTCATCAGCCAGCTCGAACTGGCGCACAAGTTCCGCGAAATCATCGAACAGCGCGACATCACCATGCACTACCAGCCGATCATGGACTTCCACAACGGAACCATCTTCGGCTGGGAAGCCCTGGCGCGCGGTCCCAAGGAATCCTCGTTCCGCTCTCCGGTAATGCTCTTCGAAATGGCGGAAAAGCTGGAGCGGCTCTTTCCCCTGGAGGAGATCTGCCGGGAGAAAGCCCTTGCCAACCTCGGAGAGATCGCCAAGTCCCAAAAGCTGTTTCTGAACATCCATCCCAAGACCATGGCCGATCCCAACTTCACGCCGGGCAAGACGCTGCGCAAGATCGAAGAGGCGGGACTGACGCCTGAAAACATCGTCTTCGAGATCACGGAACGGCACAGCATCCAGAACTTCGATCTCTTTTATCGAACCTTGGCGCATTATCGGTCCCAGGGCTTTCTCGTGGCCGTGGACGACGCGGGTGCGGGCTATTCCGGCCTGACCTCCATCGCGGAAATCCGGCCCGACTTCATCAAGATCGACAAGAACCTGGTCATGGATGTGGACCGCGATCCGGTGAAACGAGCGCTCATCGAAACCTTCGTCTCCTTCGCGAACAAAATCGGCTCCCGGATCATTGCGGAAGGCGTCGAGAACAAGGCCCAGGCAACCTGCCTCGTGGACATGGACGTGCACTTCGGGCAGGGCTTCTACCTGGCCCGCCCCAACGCGCCGAAACCCGGACTCTCAATCGATCCTCAAAAATTAAAGCCTCTTGCGGACATCGCAAAAGAAACATTTTCCTGTTCTATCCCCGTGGGAAAGCTTGCCGAAGCGCCCCACCCCGTGAGCAGGGATTTCCTGGCCTGCAAAGCCCGGAGCTTCTTTGAGGAAAATCGACATATTTCGAACCTCGTCGTCGAGGAAGACGGATTGCCCGTAGGGCTGGTCATGGAGTACCACCTCAACCGCCAACTGACCACGCAGTACGGCATGGCCCTGTTCTACAACCGCCCCATCACCAACGTCATGGACCCGCTCCCGCTGATCATCGACGAACGGACGCCGGTGGAGCAGGCCGCGAAAATGGCCATGGAACGCGAACCGCTCAAAGCCTACGACGACATCATCATCACGCGCCAAGGGCGGCTTTTCGGCGCCATCACCGTGCAGCGGCTGATGAACACCCTGGCCCAGGTGCAGGTGGAAATGGCCAAGGGAACAAATCCTCTTTCCGGCCTGCCCGGCAACGTCTCCGTGGAAAAGGAACTGGAATCCCGCATCCGATCGGGCGAAACGTTCGACGTCATCTACGCGGACCTGGACAACTTCAAGGTCTACAACGACACTTACGGATTCAAGAACGGCGACATGATCATCAAGCTGGCCGCGGACATCCTCTCCTGGGCCACGCGCAGGCACGGCGATTCCCGCAGCAAGCTTTGCCACATCGGCGGCGACGACTTCGTGATCGTGACCAGTCCTGGGAAAAGCAAACGCATCTGCGTCGGAACCATGCGCTGCTTCAAGCGTCTCGTTCAGAACTGCTATTGCGAGGAAGACCGCAGCCGAGGCTGGATCAAGGCTACGGGCCGCGACGGTCAGGAGCGCGACTATCCCCTGGTTTCCATTTCTCTCGGCATCATCGCCATCGAAGGTCCGACGAGCCTGAAGGAAATCAGCGAGCGGGCCGCAAGCATCAAGAAATACGCCAAATCCATCCCCGGCAACTCCTATGTGCGCGACCGCCGGACCAGGACGGAAGCGGACGAGGACAGCACTCCGGTGATGCCGCCAAGCGCCTGACTCCAAGAATCCGACTTCAAGGATCTGGCCCCTAGGATTTGGCCCCAAGGATTCGGCCGGGCGCGGGACGATCAAGCGATAAAAGCCCGCATGTCTTGGACATGCGGGCTTTTCATTTCGATTCAAATGCTTCTAGAAGGTGATGATCCGAAATCCTTCTTCGATGTAGCGGCTCATGGAGGGATGGCCCTGCATGTCGTCCAAGAGGGGCAGGCCCGTCGATTCCACCTCGGCAAGCACGCCCAGCTTGGCGGAACAGGCGCGGCAGACTCCCGCGACGATCCCGGCCTGCAAGGCCCTGGCGTAGAGCGCATGAAACGGATTGGATTCCCTGTTCAATTCGGGCGCCAGCTTCACGGACGCCCCCTCGAACACGATCAGCGCTTCATGCCCCTTCTGATGCAGATCCAGGGCATTGAGCAGCACGTGCACGAAACAGGTCATCTCGCCGTTGAAGGCGAAAAGCGCAATTTTTTCCACGACATTTCTCCCCGTCTAGGCAAAGCTTTGCATCACGTCGGCCAAGGCGGCCTTGTCCACGCGGTGCTCCGCCAGGGCACGCTTGCCCCCGCCGGGAGCGAAATCCTCAAAGGGAGCCCTGTCGCCCCGCCAGATCACGCCCACGGGAATCTTTTCTCCGAATTCCGAAGCCTTGACCACCGCAGCGCCCCAATCCGTGGGGTCGTACTCTTCGCCGAGCTTGTAGCAGCGCTGCTTGTACCATCCGAAGGTGTTGACCTTGTTGAAGGAAACGCAGGGCTGAAGGATGTCCACCAGGGCAAAGCCGGGCGTCCGGGCAGCCTGGACGATCAGGTCCGCGAGGTGTTCCTCGTCGCCGGAAAAGGCACGCGCCACAAAGCTCACGCGCATGGCCACGGCCACGGCGATGGGATTGAAGGGCACGGAAGGCTGGCCGCCGGGCTGGGCCTTGGTCTTCTGTCCCTGGGCCGTGGTCGGGCTGGCCTGTCCCTTGGTCAATCCGTAAATCTGGTTGTCGTGGGCCAGCAGGGTGATGTCCGGATTGCGGCGAAGCGCGGCCAGGAAATGGTTCCCGCCTTCGCCGTAGTTGCAGCCGTCGCCGCTGACCGCGATCACCTTGACCTTGGGATTCGCCAGGCGCGCCCCGGTGGCAGGCGGCAGGGAACGGCCGTGCAGCCCGTTGAACATGTTGCAGTTCAAATATTGCGGCATCTTGGCCGCCTGTCCGATGCCCGAAACCAACAGGGTCTGATGCGGTTCCAGATCCAGTTCGGCCAGGGCCGTCTTCAGCGCCTTGAGAATGGAATGGTTCCCGCAACCGGGACACCAGGCCGTTTCGAATTGTCCGTAATCTTCCACAGTAGCCATATATCCTCCTCCGGGTCGCTAAACCAGGCTTTCAAGAGCCTTGAGCACGTATTCCGCGTTCAAGGGATACCCGTCGGAACGCAAGACCATGCCGTCCATGACGAATCCCGTTTCCTGCCGCAGCAGCCGCGCGAATTGTCCCGTGGCGTTGCCTTCCACGCCCACGACCGTTTTCGCTCCTTCGAGGAACGGCATGAACTGGTCCTCCCGCAGCGGCCAGACCTGCTTGAAATGCAGGGTGGCGACCTTTTTCCCCTGGTCCGTGAGAATTTCGGACACTTCCAGGCAGGCTCCCAGGCCGGAGCCCCAACAGACGAGAAGCAGGTCGGGATTCTCCTCGCCGAAAAGCTCCGGAGGAATCACCTCGCCCCGCAGGCCGCTGGCCTTGGCCAGCCGCTTTTCGTTCTGGGCGATGCGGTTTTCCGGTCCTTCCTCAATGTGGCCGAATTCGTCGTGCTCGTCGCTGTCCACCTTGACCAGGGCTTTGGTGTAGCCCGGAATCAGGCGCGGGCTGACGCCGTCTTCCGAAAGCGCATAGCGGCGGTACCCGGCGGGATCATCCACCGAGAGGAGCGGCGAGCTTGTTTCGGGCAGAGCGTCCAGGTCGAACGGCTCCACGGACCGGTAATTGTCGGCCAGGTATTGATCGGAAAGCACGAAAACCGGAGTCTGCCAGCGTTCCGTCAGGTCGAACGCAAGGTGTGCGAGATGGAAGCATTCCTCCACGGTGCCCGGGGTGAGCAAGGCTCGGGGAAACTCTCCATGCCCGGCGTAGAGCGCGAGGTTCAGGTCGCCCTGCTCCGTGCGCGTGGGCAGTCCGGTTGCCGGGCCGGGCCTCTGCACGAGAAAGATCACTATGGGCGTTTCCGTGATGCCCGCGAGGCTGACCCCCTCGATCATCAGGGCGAATCCGCCGCCGGAGGTGGTCACGCAGGAACGCGCCCCGGCGTAGGAAGCGCCCAGGGCCATGTTGATGGCGGAAATTTCGTCCTCGGCCTGCTCGGAAACCAGCCCCAGCTCGCCGCCCTTGCCGATCAAGGTCAAGGCGATGGATGTGGACGGAGTCATGGGATAGAACGACAGGAAATTGCATCCCGCGGCCAGCGCGCCCAGAGCCAGGGCCTCGTTGCCGTGCAGCATCAGCCGCCCCTCGTTGCCCTGGGGCGCGGGGGGCATGCAGGCGAAGGAATAGTCCTGCTCCTTGACCCAATCATAGGCGTCCCGCAGCACGGCCAGGTTGGCCTTGACCACTTCCTCGCCCTTCTTGGCGAAGGTTTGCGAGACCAGTTTTTCCAGAATGCCGAATTCGCCGCAGAGCGTGGAGCCGAGCACGCCCAGGGCGGCCACGTTCTGGTAGATGGCCTTGGGAGCGAGCTTCTTGAAGGGAACCCGCAGGCATTGGCAGTCGTCCGCCTCGATGCCTTCCCCGGCCACCACCACGCCGCCTTCCTTGAGCGCGTCGCGATGCAGGTCCACGGTTTCCTGATTAAGGGCCACCAGGATATCCACGCCTGTCTCCGGGCCGTGGATCGGGTCCGGCCCGGTGCGGATTGCGAACGTATTGTGCCCGCCGCGAATCCGCGACTGATAGTCCTGGGTCACGGACACTTCGTATCCTGCCCGGACCAGGGCCTTGGTCATGAGCTGGCCTATGGTCGCCAGTCCCTGACCGGCTTCGCCGCCGACCAGAATGTTGATTGCCGTTTCGGACATGCGTCCTCCTTACGGAAAGTTATGCGCCGTCGAGTCCCGCATGGTCCTGGGCCATTGCCCAGCCTTCGGGATCATCATAATATTCCACCAGATCCGCCAACAGGACTCGCTGCATGCGCAGTTCGCCGAGCATGTGCTCGACAAATTTCTTCTCAACCGGATCACCGGCGTCGCTGAGCCAGCTGTCGTAGAAGTCCACTGCGGCCGCCTGCATGTCCATGGCCGCCCGCGCCGCCGTCACTTCGGTGGCGCAGGCGCCCTGGGGAACATGTTTTTCCGCAAGGCTCTGAAACACCCCGCGGACGTCGTTCTTGTCGGACTCGTCCAGGCTGCACGCTCCCGCCCAGTCCTCTCCGCGCTCCAAGGAGGAATAGACTTCGTCGATGAGTTCCTTCTGGCGTGCTCCCTGGTCGGCGAGCATGCCGAAGACCTCCTTTCCGAGTCCGTCCTCGCAGACCTGAAGCGTTTTCTCGAAGAAGGTTCCCGCCTCCTCGGCGAGTTCCAGGGCCTTGCAGAGATATTCGTGCGACTTGCCGGACATGTCCTGCTCCTTTGCTGGAAGGCTACGCCTTGGTCGGCGGGGTGAAAACGCGGGTGCCCAGGTCGCGGTCGAGCATGAACAGCCCGCCGCCGTCGCCCACGAGCTTGAGCTTGCTGACCACGTCGCCGAAGGTGTCCTCCTCCTCGACCTGCTCGGAAATGAACCATTGCAGGAAGATGAAGGTGGCGTGGTCCTTCTCCTCCTGGGCCAGGGAGGCCAGATCGTTGATGCGCTTGGTCACCAGCCGCTCATGGTTGAGGGAGAATTCCATGCAATCCAGCGGGGATTTCCATTCCTGTTCCGGCTGGTCGATGGCCTGGAGCTTGACGCGGCCGCCCTGGTCGTTGACGTATTTGAACATCTTCATGGCATGGAAGACCTCCTCCTGGTACTGGGCCTCCATCCATGTCGCAAAGCCGGGCAGCCCCAGGCCCTGGAAATAGGCAGACATGGAAAGGTAGAGATAGGAAGAGTAGAATTCCCATTTGATCTGTTCGTTGATGGCTTCTTCCATTTTCTTCGTCAGCATGATGAACCTCGCTTGCTCTGATTTTTGTTTGGGGATGTGCGCCTTCGTCCGAAAGTGCGGCCGACGGACGGCCGGACAGGGCTCGCGACTCAAGCACTCTTGATTCATAGCACATTTTCGCGAGGAAGAAAGGGGCGGGGACGCAATATGTGCAGGAAAGAAAAACCGCCCGAAGCGCGAGAGCGCCTCGGCAATGGGATTCCGGAAAAATAGGCGGCGAAGCGGATCAGCAGACTTCGATCTCGCGCCGCCTGCGCGCGAAATGCTCCAGATGCAGCCGCATGTGGGCGTAGTAGTCCTCCGCGAGAAATTCCAGGGAAAGCGGACCGTCGCAGGCGTGCCAGAGATGTCCGGCGGCTTCTTCCGGGAGCCGTTGCAGGACGTGGGCAATCAGTTCGTTGTAGGTCAGCCAGAGGTGGGCCAGGGCTTCCCAGTCGAAATCCGCATATCCTTGCAGCGCCACCCAGGTTTCGGCGTCGTAGCCGGGAAAATCGCGCAGATCGCCGAGGCCGAGCCGTACGAAACGCTGATGGTTGTTGGCCGCGGAATCCACCAGATGGCCCAGGATTTCCTTGAGCGTCCAGGCGTCCGGGGCCATGCGCACGTCCACCAGATTCTCCGGCGTCTCCTGGA
It includes:
- a CDS encoding ferritin; the encoded protein is MLTKKMEEAINEQIKWEFYSSYLYLSMSAYFQGLGLPGFATWMEAQYQEEVFHAMKMFKYVNDQGGRVKLQAIDQPEQEWKSPLDCMEFSLNHERLVTKRINDLASLAQEEKDHATFIFLQWFISEQVEEEDTFGDVVSKLKLVGDGGGLFMLDRDLGTRVFTPPTKA
- a CDS encoding DinB family protein: MRISPQCLNTVEEMWKLIQETPENLVDVRMAPDAWTLKEILGHLVDSAANNHQRFVRLGLGDLRDFPGYDAETWVALQGYADFDWEALAHLWLTYNELIAHVLQRLPEEAAGHLWHACDGPLSLEFLAEDYYAHMRLHLEHFARRRREIEVC
- a CDS encoding 2-oxoacid:acceptor oxidoreductase subunit alpha; amino-acid sequence: MSETAINILVGGEAGQGLATIGQLMTKALVRAGYEVSVTQDYQSRIRGGHNTFAIRTGPDPIHGPETGVDILVALNQETVDLHRDALKEGGVVVAGEGIEADDCQCLRVPFKKLAPKAIYQNVAALGVLGSTLCGEFGILEKLVSQTFAKKGEEVVKANLAVLRDAYDWVKEQDYSFACMPPAPQGNEGRLMLHGNEALALGALAAGCNFLSFYPMTPSTSIALTLIGKGGELGLVSEQAEDEISAINMALGASYAGARSCVTTSGGGFALMIEGVSLAGITETPIVIFLVQRPGPATGLPTRTEQGDLNLALYAGHGEFPRALLTPGTVEECFHLAHLAFDLTERWQTPVFVLSDQYLADNYRSVEPFDLDALPETSSPLLSVDDPAGYRRYALSEDGVSPRLIPGYTKALVKVDSDEHDEFGHIEEGPENRIAQNEKRLAKASGLRGEVIPPELFGEENPDLLLVCWGSGLGACLEVSEILTDQGKKVATLHFKQVWPLREDQFMPFLEGAKTVVGVEGNATGQFARLLRQETGFVMDGMVLRSDGYPLNAEYVLKALESLV
- a CDS encoding GGDEF domain-containing protein produces the protein MLRALLRSGCSPHGEEHNSQCLIASERNLLDAIRCSDRWVVLVFSIQDHYLLTNLYGQTLVAQLEDRLGSSIVNAAREEVGNPKTVLLQSNPGELLLLWPDSEHLMQQLADITYAIKLKAQNDLMQLMLQRTGREVELGIGFARLKLNNGTKPVNAFLHAVNEARSAAHSQIVISQLELAHKFREIIEQRDITMHYQPIMDFHNGTIFGWEALARGPKESSFRSPVMLFEMAEKLERLFPLEEICREKALANLGEIAKSQKLFLNIHPKTMADPNFTPGKTLRKIEEAGLTPENIVFEITERHSIQNFDLFYRTLAHYRSQGFLVAVDDAGAGYSGLTSIAEIRPDFIKIDKNLVMDVDRDPVKRALIETFVSFANKIGSRIIAEGVENKAQATCLVDMDVHFGQGFYLARPNAPKPGLSIDPQKLKPLADIAKETFSCSIPVGKLAEAPHPVSRDFLACKARSFFEENRHISNLVVEEDGLPVGLVMEYHLNRQLTTQYGMALFYNRPITNVMDPLPLIIDERTPVEQAAKMAMEREPLKAYDDIIITRQGRLFGAITVQRLMNTLAQVQVEMAKGTNPLSGLPGNVSVEKELESRIRSGETFDVIYADLDNFKVYNDTYGFKNGDMIIKLAADILSWATRRHGDSRSKLCHIGGDDFVIVTSPGKSKRICVGTMRCFKRLVQNCYCEEDRSRGWIKATGRDGQERDYPLVSISLGIIAIEGPTSLKEISERAASIKKYAKSIPGNSYVRDRRTRTEADEDSTPVMPPSA
- a CDS encoding 2-oxoacid:ferredoxin oxidoreductase subunit beta, whose product is MATVEDYGQFETAWCPGCGNHSILKALKTALAELDLEPHQTLLVSGIGQAAKMPQYLNCNMFNGLHGRSLPPATGARLANPKVKVIAVSGDGCNYGEGGNHFLAALRRNPDITLLAHDNQIYGLTKGQASPTTAQGQKTKAQPGGQPSVPFNPIAVAVAMRVSFVARAFSGDEEHLADLIVQAARTPGFALVDILQPCVSFNKVNTFGWYKQRCYKLGEEYDPTDWGAAVVKASEFGEKIPVGVIWRGDRAPFEDFAPGGGKRALAEHRVDKAALADVMQSFA
- a CDS encoding ferritin family protein, producing the protein MSGKSHEYLCKALELAEEAGTFFEKTLQVCEDGLGKEVFGMLADQGARQKELIDEVYSSLERGEDWAGACSLDESDKNDVRGVFQSLAEKHVPQGACATEVTAARAAMDMQAAAVDFYDSWLSDAGDPVEKKFVEHMLGELRMQRVLLADLVEYYDDPEGWAMAQDHAGLDGA
- a CDS encoding DsrE family protein, translated to MEKIALFAFNGEMTCFVHVLLNALDLHQKGHEALIVFEGASVKLAPELNRESNPFHALYARALQAGIVAGVCRACSAKLGVLAEVESTGLPLLDDMQGHPSMSRYIEEGFRIITF